A region of the Desulfobaccales bacterium genome:
CAATTTGGGGACAGATGCAGATGGGCTGCCGCCTCTTCGCTGCTCCAATCTCCAAACAAAAGAAGGAGGAGATCATGCCTTTGATCCATGTGGTGCTGGTCCTGATCGTAGTTGGGGTTCTTCTCGGGCTCGTCAACTCATACATCCCCATGGCGGGCTCCATTAAGTCGATCTTGAATGCTGTCGTGGTCATTGCCGTGGTCCTGTGGCTCCTGAGCGTTTTTGGGGTCATTGGTGAACTCTCCAAGATCCGCATCGGGAAGTAACTGTCTTGGTGCAGCGCCAGAGGACGTCCTTTTTTGCTTAACCAGGGCGCCCAGGACGATAGTAATGATTAGAAATCCTGTTCTTCCGGGTTTGTCGTGATAGTGTAAATGGCTGCCTTCGAGAACTAGGGTTATTCTTTGGGGGCAAACTCGAACGATTGGTTTCAAACAGCAATTTTAGACAAACGAATAATCTCGAATTAAAGGAGGAGCCCATGCCATACCAGCCATACCTCGGGCCAGTCGTGGCTTTAATCGCCGGGATATTGATATTGATTCAACCCGCCCTGTTGAATATTATTGTGGCGGTTTATCTGATTGTCATCGGCGTACTGGGTCTGATGGGGGCGCGGCCCTCGAGATGGTGGAGCCGATAATCCTTGCACTCCATAAAAAAAGTAGCCTTTCTTGGCATTCAGGGCTTGGGGCCATGGAAGGGATGGAATTGACGGCAAGGGAAAAGGGCAAGTTGGGGCCGGTTGACTAGGCCGATGACGATTAGCGGTTGATTGGTATGTTGTTGCCTGGCCGCCCCCGCCGCCAGGCGAATAATCTTAGGAACCTACTAAACGGGCTTTAAAGAAGAGTTAAATGAGAGTCTTGCTCCTATCCATGCCTGATACCGCTCAATTTATCGATTTTTTCACCCGTCTTCCCAACTTGGCGATCATTTCCCTGGCCGGTAATCTGCCGGGACATGAGGTTCGGGTCCTTGAC
Encoded here:
- a CDS encoding DUF3096 domain-containing protein; translation: MPYQPYLGPVVALIAGILILIQPALLNIIVAVYLIVIGVLGLMGARPSRWWSR
- a CDS encoding Thivi_2564 family membrane protein, which codes for IWGQMQMGCRLFAAPISKQKKEEIMPLIHVVLVLIVVGVLLGLVNSYIPMAGSIKSILNAVVVIAVVLWLLSVFGVIGELSKIRIGK